Proteins encoded together in one Methylocystis parvus OBBP window:
- a CDS encoding MFS transporter translates to MRSISAGSNAFPARAGLSRDDIKTLGLASLGGALEFYDFIIAAFFTTTLAAVFFPRDTPDWLAQLQVFCVFAAGYVVRPFGGVILAHFGDRLGRKKMFTFGLFLMALPTLLIGLLPNYETAGIVAPLLFLACRMLQGLSVGGEVPGAWIFCAEHVRENRVGLACGLLMGGLCLGILLGALTSRVATSALSPEELVAWGWRIPFLIGGAFGLISVHLRRYLRETPVFEALRARRETESRPPLSIVLASHGRKVLVSMAAIWVFAGVFVTYFLYLPTYFQTQWNYPAADVFTANCWGVFLLTLGGVFAGWAADIVGGGKTFMIGSGLMFAVMAVLGLALGDAEAHVLNLYALGGFSIGAITLGPYIIVRSFPPEVRFTGFALSYNSAYAIFGGTAPLAMAALVGGQELVSAPFYYMMTLCILGAAIGALWRPFDETQA, encoded by the coding sequence ATGCGATCCATATCAGCGGGCTCGAACGCCTTCCCCGCGCGAGCCGGACTTTCGCGCGACGACATCAAGACGCTCGGCCTGGCCTCGCTCGGGGGCGCGCTTGAATTTTACGACTTCATCATCGCGGCCTTCTTCACCACGACGCTCGCCGCCGTGTTCTTCCCCCGCGACACGCCGGACTGGCTCGCCCAACTCCAGGTGTTTTGCGTCTTCGCGGCCGGCTATGTCGTCCGCCCGTTCGGCGGCGTGATCCTCGCGCATTTCGGCGATCGCCTCGGCCGAAAGAAAATGTTCACCTTCGGCCTGTTTCTGATGGCGCTGCCCACGCTACTCATCGGCTTGCTGCCGAACTACGAGACGGCCGGGATCGTCGCCCCTCTTCTCTTCCTTGCCTGCCGGATGCTGCAAGGCCTGTCGGTCGGCGGAGAAGTGCCCGGCGCATGGATTTTCTGCGCGGAGCATGTGCGAGAGAATCGCGTTGGCCTCGCCTGCGGGCTGCTGATGGGCGGACTCTGCCTGGGCATTCTGCTCGGCGCGCTCACATCCAGGGTCGCGACGTCGGCGCTAAGCCCGGAAGAGCTCGTCGCCTGGGGATGGCGAATTCCATTCCTGATCGGCGGAGCGTTCGGCCTGATCTCCGTGCATCTGCGCCGATATTTGCGGGAAACGCCCGTCTTCGAAGCTTTGCGCGCGCGGCGTGAAACCGAGTCCCGGCCGCCGCTCTCGATCGTGCTTGCGAGCCATGGGCGCAAAGTCCTGGTCTCGATGGCCGCCATCTGGGTTTTCGCCGGCGTCTTCGTCACTTATTTCCTCTACCTTCCGACCTACTTCCAGACACAATGGAATTATCCTGCGGCCGATGTCTTCACCGCCAATTGCTGGGGGGTCTTTCTGCTAACGCTCGGCGGCGTCTTCGCCGGCTGGGCAGCCGACATCGTCGGCGGCGGCAAGACCTTCATGATCGGCAGCGGCCTCATGTTCGCCGTCATGGCCGTTTTGGGGCTCGCGCTGGGGGACGCGGAGGCGCACGTCCTGAACCTCTATGCGCTGGGCGGTTTCTCGATCGGCGCGATCACCCTCGGCCCCTATATCATCGTCCGCAGCTTTCCGCCGGAGGTGCGCTTCACCGGCTTCGCGCTGTCCTATAACAGCGCCTATGCGATTTTCGGCGGAACGGCGCCGCTGGCCATGGCGGCGCTCGTCGGCGGGCAGGAACTCGTCTCGGCTCCATTTTACTATATGATGACGCTCTGCATCCTCGGCGCGGCGATCGGCGCGCTCTGGCGCCCGTTCGACGAAACGCAGGCGTGA
- a CDS encoding S53 family peptidase — MQILPFKCSVTKGVTVAFIEQDLRVDLAKIEAYYAKLGVGPVTIVVSPEWGPPNAQDGPESLKPDGETMMDLKLTGAVAPGVTLVVYGVAQEYGYSSDPWVDALIVALTNETHPCDVMSISLGGPESTWSRQTALSVDFLFALAGLLGVTVCVASGDFGAPGNVDHGGAYTRNCAFPASSPFCLACGGTELVLTQQDDRRILKGEVAWNEMTAIGQKRATGGGISMLFPVPDFQQAVTLPAPLNERQTSGRGLPDVASNAAGDSRYDVGYGTSAAAPMWAALMALFIEENGGQPIGYLNPLLYDL, encoded by the coding sequence ATGCAGATTCTGCCGTTTAAATGCAGCGTGACAAAGGGCGTCACCGTCGCTTTCATCGAGCAGGACCTCAGAGTCGATCTGGCCAAGATCGAGGCCTACTACGCGAAGCTGGGCGTCGGCCCCGTGACCATCGTCGTTTCGCCGGAGTGGGGGCCGCCCAACGCGCAGGACGGCCCAGAGTCGCTGAAACCTGACGGCGAAACAATGATGGATCTCAAGCTCACCGGAGCGGTTGCGCCCGGGGTGACGCTCGTGGTCTACGGCGTCGCGCAGGAATACGGCTACTCGTCTGATCCGTGGGTGGACGCCCTGATCGTGGCGCTCACGAACGAGACGCATCCCTGCGACGTCATGTCGATCAGCCTCGGCGGACCGGAATCGACATGGTCCAGGCAGACGGCGCTGAGCGTCGATTTCCTGTTCGCTTTAGCCGGCCTGCTCGGCGTCACCGTGTGCGTCGCCTCCGGCGATTTCGGGGCGCCTGGCAACGTCGATCACGGCGGTGCCTACACGCGGAACTGCGCGTTTCCGGCGTCCTCGCCGTTCTGCCTCGCCTGCGGCGGGACCGAACTCGTGCTCACGCAGCAGGACGACCGGCGCATCCTGAAAGGCGAAGTGGCGTGGAACGAGATGACCGCGATCGGGCAGAAGCGCGCGACCGGAGGCGGCATCAGCATGTTGTTTCCGGTGCCCGATTTCCAGCAGGCGGTCACGCTGCCGGCGCCGCTCAATGAGAGGCAGACATCGGGCCGCGGCCTGCCGGACGTGGCCAGCAACGCCGCCGGCGACAGCCGCTACGATGTTGGCTATGGCACGAGCGCCGCTGCGCCGATGTGGGCGGCCCTGATGGCGCTGTTCATAGAGGAAAATGGCGGACAGCCGATCGGCTACCTTAACCCGCTGCTCTATGACCTGTAG
- a CDS encoding DUF3047 domain-containing protein has product MSEGFNKSVTDLIARARSPELAAYHLFEINGPDLPWIDLGLEAAKGQQVTFLLTGRMWIARQFDLWFPPGLVFHARTRGKRPIYSPGTDTGTMTAAHDGPLEMARAAAQFSNEDGKLWTPQDEYRKQEATIIGVALVWKGDAATGLASLAAQGDVDGLVAAEIARLKRGRKLPEGWSNYFSLGGGAEVFSRAENGDIVCESVGLASIIERPLSLPFSAGPKLGWRWKIDELPSAVAEDQAPFHDYLSIGVKFEDGQDLTYIWSAALPTGKVFRCPLAGWSQIETHMIVDSGPKGLGSWRTFQRDIAADYAAHIGGPATGISHIWLLAVTPFQRRRGACRYADIGVVTEDGAALKL; this is encoded by the coding sequence TTGTCGGAAGGCTTCAATAAGAGCGTCACGGACCTGATCGCGAGGGCGAGATCGCCCGAACTCGCTGCCTACCACCTGTTCGAAATAAACGGGCCCGACCTACCTTGGATTGATCTCGGCCTCGAGGCCGCAAAGGGACAGCAAGTCACGTTTCTCCTCACAGGCCGCATGTGGATCGCGCGCCAATTCGACCTCTGGTTCCCTCCCGGTCTGGTTTTCCACGCGCGCACCCGTGGGAAACGACCGATCTATAGCCCGGGAACGGACACGGGCACGATGACCGCCGCCCACGACGGTCCGCTCGAGATGGCCCGCGCCGCCGCGCAATTTTCCAACGAAGACGGGAAGCTCTGGACGCCTCAGGACGAGTATCGCAAGCAGGAGGCGACAATTATCGGCGTTGCGCTTGTTTGGAAAGGCGACGCCGCCACCGGCCTCGCCAGTCTCGCGGCGCAGGGTGACGTGGACGGTCTCGTCGCCGCCGAAATTGCGCGGCTGAAGCGTGGGCGCAAGCTCCCAGAGGGCTGGTCGAACTATTTCAGTCTAGGTGGCGGCGCCGAAGTCTTCTCCCGCGCCGAGAACGGCGACATTGTCTGCGAGAGCGTTGGCCTCGCCTCCATCATCGAACGTCCTTTGTCGCTTCCGTTCTCAGCGGGGCCGAAACTCGGATGGCGCTGGAAGATCGACGAACTCCCTTCGGCCGTCGCCGAGGATCAGGCGCCCTTCCACGATTATCTCTCTATCGGCGTGAAATTCGAGGACGGGCAGGACCTCACCTATATCTGGAGCGCGGCGCTGCCGACCGGCAAGGTATTTCGTTGCCCGCTGGCGGGTTGGAGCCAGATCGAAACACATATGATCGTTGACTCAGGCCCCAAGGGGCTCGGCTCCTGGCGAACATTCCAGCGCGACATTGCCGCGGATTACGCGGCTCATATTGGCGGGCCGGCGACAGGCATCAGCCATATTTGGCTGCTGGCGGTCACGCCCTTCCAGCGCCGACGCGGCGCATGCCGTTACGCCGACATCGGCGTCGTCACAGAGGATGGCGCGGCGCTCAAATTGTAA
- a CDS encoding TniB family NTP-binding protein, whose amino-acid sequence MNDVSSHLTPAAAALLSESDERRIRAIKSRRWVLYPRAKQALDRLGLLLNHPRGTRMPSVAIYGDSGMGKTMIMKRFRDEHPPGFNAVTGALRTPVLAMEMTSRPGERRFYAELLTLLGAPQRPRADIAQMEQSALRIMEAIGVQVLVIDEVHNILAGSYREQRVVLNTLRFLSNRLQISLVCFGVNEAREAISGDVQLARRFEQFTLNRWAADEQFEALVASILRNTPLRNPSVLSPKSLRWMLQVTEGITANIFHLINNLAVEAVETGREQICDEAIESWQPELDMEAAFA is encoded by the coding sequence ATGAACGATGTAAGCTCCCATCTGACGCCTGCCGCCGCCGCACTTCTCTCGGAATCCGATGAACGTCGCATCCGCGCAATAAAGTCGCGCCGTTGGGTTCTGTATCCGCGGGCCAAACAGGCCCTCGACCGTTTGGGGCTCCTGCTCAACCATCCTCGGGGAACGAGGATGCCATCCGTTGCGATTTATGGCGACAGCGGCATGGGCAAAACCATGATCATGAAGCGATTCCGTGACGAACACCCGCCGGGTTTCAATGCGGTCACGGGCGCGCTCCGAACGCCTGTACTCGCGATGGAGATGACCAGTCGACCGGGAGAACGCCGCTTCTATGCTGAACTGCTCACGCTCCTCGGCGCGCCACAGCGCCCCCGTGCAGACATTGCGCAGATGGAGCAGTCTGCATTGCGGATCATGGAGGCGATCGGCGTTCAGGTGCTCGTTATCGACGAAGTCCATAATATTCTCGCGGGCTCCTATCGGGAACAGAGGGTCGTGCTCAACACCCTTCGATTCCTGAGCAATCGCCTCCAAATCTCGCTCGTCTGCTTTGGCGTCAACGAAGCGCGTGAAGCGATCAGCGGGGATGTTCAACTCGCCCGCCGTTTTGAACAGTTCACGTTGAACCGTTGGGCGGCGGATGAACAATTTGAAGCGCTCGTCGCGTCCATTCTGCGCAACACGCCCTTACGCAATCCTTCCGTGCTCAGCCCGAAATCATTGCGTTGGATGCTTCAAGTGACCGAGGGCATCACGGCAAACATCTTCCATCTGATCAACAATCTCGCCGTGGAGGCGGTTGAAACTGGAAGAGAGCAAATCTGCGACGAAGCCATCGAGAGTTGGCAGCCAGAACTCGATATGGAAGCGGCGTTCGCGTGA
- a CDS encoding group I truncated hemoglobin codes for MTKTLYERLGGYDAIVVVVEDLLGRLKADERLARFWRNRGEDGVLREKQLLVDFLCSSAGGPLHYAGRSLKTSHKGMGVTELDWEAFMTHLKATLFKFELADRERSDVLAFVDATKMEIVDV; via the coding sequence ATGACGAAAACACTTTACGAGAGATTGGGCGGCTATGACGCGATTGTCGTCGTCGTGGAAGATCTGTTGGGACGCCTCAAGGCCGACGAGCGACTGGCTCGCTTCTGGCGAAATCGAGGCGAAGACGGCGTCCTCAGGGAAAAGCAGTTGCTGGTCGACTTTCTCTGTTCGTCGGCTGGCGGACCGCTCCATTATGCCGGACGGAGCCTAAAGACCTCGCACAAGGGTATGGGCGTCACCGAACTCGACTGGGAGGCCTTTATGACGCACCTCAAAGCGACATTATTCAAATTCGAACTCGCCGATCGAGAACGATCGGACGTGCTCGCCTTTGTCGACGCCACCAAGATGGAGATTGTTGACGTGTAA
- a CDS encoding helix-turn-helix domain-containing protein: protein MERQSFANVWDALEDTPQEAASMTMRSNLLIAVEQRVRSWNVTQAEAAKRLGITQPRLNDLLRGRIKNFSLEALINLAAQAGLAVRLDIADAA, encoded by the coding sequence ATGGAACGTCAGAGCTTTGCGAATGTGTGGGACGCTTTGGAAGACACGCCTCAAGAAGCGGCGAGCATGACCATGCGGTCCAATCTTCTGATCGCCGTGGAGCAGCGAGTTCGGAGTTGGAATGTTACCCAGGCCGAGGCGGCCAAGCGACTCGGGATCACGCAGCCGCGTCTGAATGACCTTCTGCGCGGTCGGATCAAGAATTTCAGTCTGGAAGCACTCATCAATCTCGCCGCGCAGGCGGGGCTTGCGGTTCGTCTCGATATTGCCGACGCCGCGTAA
- a CDS encoding TniQ family protein has translation MTPKLPHCDQLPVVLPPLTYELLSSWICRHAVFYGVQPVTMLRHCLSDASSMREIDFRRTTKQAACIAHVFRTDATVVRQMSFANLCPDSHRWIAAKPMQFCANCRHQANSKGPEPVSRSQLLGWRITCSQCGSPLSDNEGNAVASPINSNWNEALNGQRLIDDEAQHGVQSWAPPMELARLLLMRRDPRTSNAAPNGNPRLLGAVLPEIDAVLANSRIVLPSPAKPILPLMLRPALLAAVAILERQGPFMLARLEERMIDQNRSRFRELAATMLCIPPEPVELSYLQHI, from the coding sequence GTGACGCCCAAGCTTCCTCATTGCGACCAGCTGCCGGTCGTGCTTCCACCGCTGACATATGAGCTTTTGTCGTCATGGATCTGTCGGCATGCGGTATTTTATGGCGTTCAGCCTGTCACCATGCTTCGGCATTGTCTGTCTGATGCGTCGTCGATGCGCGAGATCGATTTCCGACGGACGACCAAACAAGCCGCGTGCATAGCTCACGTGTTCAGAACGGACGCGACCGTTGTTCGGCAAATGAGTTTTGCAAATTTATGCCCAGATTCGCATCGATGGATCGCCGCGAAGCCAATGCAGTTCTGTGCGAATTGCCGGCACCAAGCAAATTCGAAGGGTCCAGAGCCTGTAAGCCGAAGCCAACTTCTCGGATGGCGCATCACGTGCTCGCAATGCGGTTCTCCACTCAGCGACAATGAAGGTAATGCGGTCGCGTCTCCTATCAACTCCAATTGGAACGAAGCGCTCAATGGCCAACGTCTGATTGACGACGAAGCGCAGCATGGCGTTCAAAGCTGGGCGCCGCCAATGGAATTGGCGCGTCTCCTGCTGATGCGACGCGACCCAAGAACAAGTAATGCCGCGCCCAATGGCAATCCCAGACTTCTTGGAGCCGTTCTTCCGGAAATCGACGCCGTTCTCGCAAATAGCCGGATCGTTCTTCCCTCCCCCGCCAAACCAATCCTGCCGCTTATGCTGCGCCCGGCGCTGCTTGCCGCTGTCGCGATCCTTGAACGTCAGGGCCCATTCATGCTGGCGCGGCTCGAAGAGAGAATGATCGACCAGAACCGCTCCCGCTTTCGCGAACTGGCCGCGACCATGCTCTGCATTCCACCCGAGCCCGTGGAATTATCATACTTGCAGCATATTTGA
- a CDS encoding type II toxin-antitoxin system RelE/ParE family toxin, which yields MKRVEFLGDSLERLREFPETARKEAGAQLHKVQLGLEPSDWKPMTAVGAGVREIRIRDETGAFRVLYIAKIEDAVYVLHAFQKKTQQTAKRDLDLAAARLRQI from the coding sequence ATGAAACGCGTCGAATTTCTTGGGGATTCCCTTGAGCGGTTGCGGGAGTTTCCCGAAACGGCGCGGAAGGAGGCCGGCGCGCAGCTGCATAAGGTTCAACTCGGCCTTGAACCGAGCGACTGGAAGCCGATGACGGCCGTGGGGGCAGGGGTTCGGGAAATCCGTATCCGCGATGAAACGGGCGCCTTCCGGGTGCTCTACATCGCCAAAATAGAGGACGCTGTTTATGTGCTGCACGCCTTTCAGAAGAAGACGCAGCAGACAGCGAAACGAGATTTGGACCTGGCCGCCGCGCGGTTGCGGCAAATCTAA
- a CDS encoding AAA family ATPase, whose translation MDRFAVISGCPGGGKSTLFAELKWRGYEIIEEPDRRRPRSGAGSTLSRE comes from the coding sequence ATGGATCGGTTCGCCGTCATTTCCGGATGCCCCGGCGGCGGAAAATCCACGCTGTTCGCCGAACTGAAATGGCGAGGTTATGAGATTATAGAAGAACCGGATCGCCGCAGGCCGAGGTCCGGCGCTGGTTCGACGCTTTCGCGAGAGTGA
- a CDS encoding Mu transposase C-terminal domain-containing protein codes for MELATVLGVSQATAYRLVRLFRKGGAVSALVDRKRGRRKDHHTLDKERDGIIRATISRFYLKPTRPPFSRLVREVQTKCLAAGFKAPNWRTIKNRLESIDLQRRAKRRGETSIVKATTPTPGELGASQPLELVQVDHTRADIIVVDEETREPIGRPWLTLAIDVFSRMVTGFYLTMDAPSRLSVSLCLLHSVFDKSAWLKDREIDELWPVAGLPAVLHVDNGPEFRSRAFIRGCEDAGMNIQWRPCRTPHYGGHIERLIGTQMGAVHLLPGSTSSNIAERGEYDPKLNAALTLREVERYIALEIVGSYHQSIHSSLCRPPIAVWREREGDIPLRLPHDRMRFWLTFLPEEERTLRPDGIHLFNLRYWSSALSADVGRTKRRLLVKYDPRDMSRIFIRRPSGNFIEARYADVTLPSVTLREALTARRALLAQGRREVDMRSIIRTAMAQRELVDDAKRKTNASRRGKAAGSKSKGDRNGWGSLRGVDSRQPVPFVEDSD; via the coding sequence TTGGAGCTTGCGACCGTACTCGGCGTGAGCCAGGCCACGGCTTATCGATTGGTCCGGCTCTTTCGAAAGGGAGGAGCCGTCTCCGCACTAGTCGATCGTAAGCGCGGACGGCGGAAGGATCATCACACGCTGGACAAGGAGCGGGATGGAATTATCCGCGCGACAATTTCGCGCTTCTATCTCAAGCCAACACGACCGCCCTTCTCGCGACTGGTTCGCGAAGTGCAGACCAAATGCTTGGCTGCCGGTTTTAAGGCGCCGAATTGGCGCACGATCAAAAATCGTTTAGAAAGTATCGACCTTCAACGGCGAGCGAAGCGACGTGGAGAAACGTCGATCGTCAAGGCGACAACGCCGACGCCCGGAGAGCTGGGCGCGTCTCAGCCTTTGGAACTTGTCCAGGTTGATCACACCAGAGCGGACATCATCGTCGTCGATGAAGAAACGCGCGAGCCAATCGGCCGTCCGTGGCTGACGCTCGCGATTGACGTGTTCAGTCGCATGGTGACGGGCTTCTATCTGACAATGGACGCTCCCTCTCGTTTGTCCGTGAGTCTTTGTCTGCTTCATTCGGTTTTCGACAAATCGGCATGGCTGAAGGATCGGGAGATCGACGAACTATGGCCGGTTGCGGGGCTGCCGGCAGTGCTGCATGTCGATAACGGCCCCGAATTTCGCAGCCGCGCCTTTATCCGCGGCTGTGAAGACGCCGGAATGAATATTCAGTGGAGGCCATGCCGCACGCCGCACTATGGCGGACATATCGAACGCCTAATCGGAACGCAGATGGGCGCCGTTCACCTCCTGCCCGGCTCGACATCCAGCAATATCGCAGAGCGTGGCGAGTATGATCCGAAGCTAAACGCGGCCCTGACCCTGCGTGAAGTCGAGCGGTACATTGCCCTCGAAATCGTCGGTTCGTACCATCAATCGATTCATAGCAGTTTGTGTCGTCCGCCAATCGCTGTATGGCGAGAACGCGAGGGAGACATTCCGCTCCGCTTACCTCACGATCGGATGCGCTTCTGGTTGACCTTTTTGCCTGAAGAGGAACGCACATTGCGCCCGGACGGGATCCATCTGTTCAATTTGCGTTACTGGTCCTCGGCGCTCAGCGCCGATGTCGGCAGAACCAAGCGACGGCTCCTGGTAAAATATGATCCCCGCGACATGTCGCGAATCTTCATTCGGCGACCCTCCGGCAATTTTATCGAGGCTCGCTATGCCGATGTAACCTTGCCGTCAGTGACGCTGCGCGAGGCGTTGACGGCGCGGCGCGCCCTACTGGCGCAAGGACGCCGCGAAGTCGATATGCGCTCGATTATCCGCACCGCGATGGCTCAGCGAGAACTTGTTGACGACGCGAAAAGGAAGACGAATGCGTCTCGACGCGGAAAGGCCGCCGGTTCAAAATCCAAGGGAGATCGCAACGGCTGGGGCTCGCTGCGCGGCGTCGATTCCAGACAGCCAGTGCCCTTTGTTGAAGACTCGGACTGA